The following coding sequences are from one Sciurus carolinensis chromosome 11, mSciCar1.2, whole genome shotgun sequence window:
- the LOC124959557 gene encoding olfactory receptor 52A1-like, producing the protein MFLSNVTVFMPPVLTLIGIPGLESVQCWIGIPFCVMYIMAMIGNSLLLFIIKSEPSLHEPMYILIGMLGVTDIALASSIMPKMLGIFWFCVSEIYFDSCLLQMWLIHTFQCIESGILLAMALDRYVAICYPLRHATIFTHKLVVQLGTVVILRAAILVAPCLILIKYRLQFYHTTIISHTYCEHMAIVKLAAGNIKVNKIYGLFVAFTVIGFDLTFITFSYSQIFVTVFQSSQKEARLKAFNTCIAHIFVFLQFYLLALFSFFTHRFGSHIPPYIHILFSSMYLLVPPFLNPLVYGVKTKQIRTNVVKMCCSSNSP; encoded by the coding sequence ATGTTCCTATCCAATGTGACAGTCTTCATGCCTCCTGTCTTGACACTAATTGGGATCCCAGGCCTAGAGTCTGTGCAGTGCTGGATTGGAATCCCATTCTGTGTCATGTATATCATGGCCATGATTGGAAattctttgcttctgtttatcATCAAATCAGAACCCAGCCTCCATGAGCCCATGTATATTTTAATAGGCATGCTAGGAGTCACAGATATTGCACTTGCTAGCAGCATTATGCCCAAGATGCTTGGAATCTTCTGGTTTTGTGTGTCAGAAATCTATTTTGACTCTTGCTTGCTTCAAATGTGGCTCATCCATACATTCCAGTGTATAGAGTCAGGCATACTGCTAGCCATGGCTCtggaccgctatgtggccatctgttaTCCACTAAGGCATGCCACCATCTTTACCCACAAGCTAGTTGTTCAACTAGGAACTGTTGTAATACTCAGGGCTGCCATTCTTGTGGCCCCATGCCTAATACTGATAAAATATCGACTTCAATTTTATCACACCACAATCATCTCCCACACCTACTGTGAACATATGGCCATCGTGAAACTAGCTGCAGGAAATATTAAGGTCAACAAAATCTATGGTTTATTTGTGGCCTTCACTGTTATAGGGTTTGACCTCACATTCATCACGTTTTCCTACAGCCAGATATTTGTCACAGTTTTTCAGTCGTCCCAGAAGGAGGCTAGACTTAAGGCCTTCAATACCTGCATAGCTCACATCTTTGTCTTTCTCCAGTTTTACCTTCTGGCCTTGTTCTCTTTCTTCACACATAGGTTTGGTTCTCACATTCCTCCTTATATCCATATTCTCTTTTCCAGCATGTACCTGCTGGTCCCTCCATTTTTAAACCCACTGGTCTATGGTGTAAAGACCAAGCAGATTCGTACTAATGTGGTAAAAATGTGTTGTTCATCAAATTCCCCTTGA
- the LOC124959558 gene encoding olfactory receptor 52A1-like: protein MFLSNVSVFMPPVLTLIGIPGLESVQCWIGIPFCAMYIMAMIGNSLLLFIIKTEPSLHEPMYIFIGMLGVTDIVIDTSIMPKMLGIFWFHVSEIYFDSCLFQMWLLHTFQCIESGILLAMALDRYVAICYPLRHATIFTHKLVVQLGTVVILRAAILSAPCIFLIKYRLQFYHTTIISHTYCEHMAVVKLAAENIKINKIYGLFVAFTVTGFDLTFITFSYSQIFVTVFHLPQKEARLKAFNTCIAHIFVFLQLYLLAFFSFFTHRFGSHIPTYIHILFSSMYLLVPPFLNPLVYGVKTKQIRTNVVKMCCSSNPD from the coding sequence ATGTTTCTATCCAATGTGTCAGTCTTCATGCCTCCTGTCTTGACACTAATTGGGATCCCAGGCCTAGAGTCTGTGCAGTGCTGGATTGGAATCCCATTCTGTGCCATGTATATCATGGCCATGATTGGAAattctttgcttctgtttatcATCAAAACAGAGCCCAGCCTCCATGAACCTATGTACATTTTTATAGGCATGCTAGGAGTCACAGATATTGTAATTGATACCAGCATTATGCCCAAGATGCTTGGAATCTTCTGGTTTCATGTGTCAGAAATCTATTTTGACTCTTGCTTGTTTCAAATGTGGCTCCTCCATACATTCCAGTGTATAGAGTCAGGCATCCTGCTAGCCATGGCTCTGGAccggtatgtggccatctgtTATCCACTAAGGCATGCCACCATCTTTACCCACAAGCTGGTTGTTCAACTAGGAACTGTTGTAATACTTAGGGCCGCCATTCTTTCAGCCCCATGCATTTTTCTGATAAAGTATCGGCTTCAATTTTATCACACCACAATCATCTCCCACACCTACTGTGAACATATGGCCGTCGTGAAACTAGCTGCAGAAAATATCAAGATCAACAAAATCTATGGTTTATTTGTGGCCTTCACTGTTACAGGGTTTGACCTCACATTCATCACTTTTTCCTACAGCCAGATATTTGTCACAGTTTTTCACTTGCCCCAGAAGGAGGCTAGACTTAAGGCCTTCAATACGTGCATAGCTCACATCTTTGTCTTTCTCCAATTGTACCtcctggcttttttttctttcttcacacatAGGTTTGGTTCTCACATCCCcacatatattcatattctgTTTTCTAGCATGTACCTGCTGGTCCCTCCATTTCTAAACCCACTGGTCTACGGTGTAAAGACCAAGCAGATCCGTACTAATGTGGTAAAAATGTGCTGCTCATCAAATCCCGATTGA